The following proteins are encoded in a genomic region of Glycine soja cultivar W05 chromosome 17, ASM419377v2, whole genome shotgun sequence:
- the LOC114391954 gene encoding la protein 1-like isoform X1, whose product MSTASLDEETAKKVVRQVEFYFSDSNLPRDNFLRKTVTESEDGMVSLALICSFNRMRTHLNLGDVKLDGVTKDTVKAVAQALKNSALVRVSEDGTKVGRATELLKPEEVIEQVEIRTIAALPFEYDVKLEDVETFFAQYAKVNSVRLPRHVGDKKFFCGTALVEFSSDEETEKVLKQSLVYAGAELQLKLKKDFDAQREKELEEQEKFRPPLGSGHQNNTNTEANYPKGLLIAFKLKSISDQVPLDQNNIDQQANDSNVVKDNADNDKENNGVSEGKDTEGEEKSKETDGKNYAAAYKDNNDVVSREDLKGVFEKFGTVKYIDFKIGEESGYIQFEEPEAAQKARAAAVLSEKEGLVVKNYIATLDPVTGEAEREYWTLLRGNQGKIRGCTNNRGSDQMGDSQENNKEKSRDKDNYVSWTMEDTNELLHLLVDAMNRGLRDVNGSLSKQNVERIILPQLNAKTKFPKTYSHYLSRIKWFRNQYNMMSTLMRNNSGFGWDPIEKTFTAHEDVWKDYLKSHPSHSKLRGKSMVDYEYLKIVVGGGVSSGNNSISVDPDDTDATTFEPENRTVGIKEFSYDPNSDTFITSNNYEPAYQPPSNQPSPSSHPPLDSEVPIEKQNCHKRRRSEYGGSSSAVGINNQGNVLENLSVGIGTIAVNFEKISNMMEKREKDRDRDRELDRELEGIIWDVIKEISNLDDITRFKTVELLNTKAKKDFFLKMSPEERSSWINFKLGNN is encoded by the exons ATGTCGACCGCGTCACTGGACGAGGAAACCGCAAAGAAAGTCGTACGACAG GTGGAGTTCTATTTCAGTGATAGCAACCTTCCCAGAGACAATTTTCTCAGGAAAACCGTCACCGAAAGCGAAGATGGCA TGGTTAGTTTGGCTTTGATTTGCTCTTTTAATCGGATGCGAACCCATCTTAATCTGGGGGATGTTAAGCTGGACGGGGTGACCAAAGATACTGTTAAAGCTGTTGCTCAAGCTTTGAAAAATTCGGCTTTGGTCAGAGTCTCTGAAGATG GGACCAAAGTTGGCAGGGCAACTGAACTTCTGAAGCCAGAAGAGGTAATTGAGCAGGTAGAGATAAGAACAATTGCTGCATTGCCATTTGAATATGATGTGAAGCTTGAAGATGTGGAGACATTCTTTGCTCAATATGCCAAG GTTAATAGTGTTCGGTTGCCTCGCCATGTTGGAGACAAAAAGTTCTTTTGTGGCACTGCCCTTGTTGAGTTCTCATCAGATGAAGAAACggaaaaagttttgaagcaAAGTCTGGTCTATGCAGGGGCTGAGCTACAATTAAAGCTAAA GAAGGACTTTGATGcacaaagagaaaaggaattaGAAGAGCAAGAAAAATTCCGGCCACCTTTGGGTTCAGGTCACCAGAATAACACAAATACAGAAGCAAA CTACCCTAAAGGCTTACTTATAGCCTTCAAACTAAAGAGCATTTCTGATCAAGTTCCTTTGGATCAAAATAACATTGATCAGCAAGCCAATGACAGTAATGTTGTGAAGGATAATGCTGACAATGATAAAGAAAACAATGGAGTGAGTGAAGGAAAAGACACAGAAGGTGAAGAAAAGAGCAAAGAAACTGATGGAAAAAATTATGCTGCTGCTTACAAGGACAACAATGATGTTGTCTCACGTGAGGATTTAAAGGGTGTCTTTGAGAAGTTTGGTACTGTGAAG TacattgatttcaagattggaGAAGAGTCAGGATACATTCAATTTGAAGAACCTGAAGCTGCTCAGAAAGCTCGTGCTGCTGCAGTTCTTTCTGAAAAGGAGGGCTTAGTTGTGAAAAATTATATTGCTACTCTAGATCCAGTAACTG GTGAGGCTGAGAGAGAATACTGGACCCTGCTTCGTGGTAATCAGGGAAAGATCCGAGGATGCACAAATAACCGAGGAAG cgaTCAAATGGGGGATtcacaagaaaataacaaagaaaagaGTAGAGACAAAGATAATTATGTATCTTGGACTATGGAGGATACCAATGAGTTGTTGCACCTCTTGGTGGATGCTATGAATAGGGGATTGCGTGATGTCAATGGGTCACTTAGCAAACAAAATGTAGAACGAATAATACTTCCTCAACTCAATGCAAAAACTAAATTCCCTAAAACTTATAGTCATTATTTGAGTCGGATAAAGTGGTTTCGAAACCAGTATAACATGATGTCAACCCTTATGCGCAACAACTCTGGTTTTGGATGGGACCCAATTGAAAAAACTTTCACTGCTCATGAGGATGTATGGAAAGATTACTTAAAG tcccACCCAAGTCACAGCAAACTTCGAGGAAAAAGTATGGTTGATTATGAGTATTTGAAGATCGTTGTTGGGGGTGGAGTTTCTAGCGGGAATAATTCTATATCAGTCGATCCAGATGATACTGATGCAACAACTTTTGAGCCAGAAAATAGAACTGTTGGGATAAAAGAATTTTCATATGATCCTAATAGTGATACATTCATAACATCAAATAACTATGAACCAGCATATCAGCCTCCATCAAACCAACCAAGTCCATCATCCCACCCCCCTTTAGATTCAGAGGTTCCcatagaaaaacaaaactgtcaCAAGCGAAGGAGATCCGAGTATGGAGGGAGTTCAAGCGCTGTTGGGATCAACAATCAAGGCAACGTTCTGGAAAATCTTTCTGTTGGCATTGGGACTATtgctgtgaattttgaaaaaatatccaacatgatggagaaaagagaaaaagatagagATAGAGATAGAGAGCTCGATAGAGAGCTCGAGGGTATTATTTGGGatgttataaaagaaatttcaaatttggaTGACATAACGCGTTTCAAGACAGTTGAATTGTTAAATACTAAAgcaaaaaaggattttttcttgaagatgtcacCGGAAGAACGCTCATCTTGGATAAATTTTAAGTTAgggaataattaa
- the LOC114391954 gene encoding la protein 1-like isoform X2 — MSTASLDEETAKKVVRQVEFYFSDSNLPRDNFLRKTVTESEDGMVSLALICSFNRMRTHLNLGDVKLDGVTKDTVKAVAQALKNSALVRVSEDGTKVGRATELLKPEEVIEQVEIRTIAALPFEYDVKLEDVETFFAQYAKVNSVRLPRHVGDKKFFCGTALVEFSSDEETEKVLKQSLVYAGAELQLKLKKDFDAQREKELEEQEKFRPPLGSGHQNNTNTEANYPKGLLIAFKLKSISDQVPLDQNNIDQQANDSNVVKDNADNDKENNGVSEGKDTEGEEKSKETDGKNYAAAYKDNNDVVSREDLKGVFEKFGTVKYIDFKIGEESGYIQFEEPEAAQKARAAAVLSEKEGLVVKNYIATLDPVTGEAEREYWTLLRGNQGKIRGCTNNRGRGGKHGRGGKYSRSRENESAVDRPNKVRKS, encoded by the exons ATGTCGACCGCGTCACTGGACGAGGAAACCGCAAAGAAAGTCGTACGACAG GTGGAGTTCTATTTCAGTGATAGCAACCTTCCCAGAGACAATTTTCTCAGGAAAACCGTCACCGAAAGCGAAGATGGCA TGGTTAGTTTGGCTTTGATTTGCTCTTTTAATCGGATGCGAACCCATCTTAATCTGGGGGATGTTAAGCTGGACGGGGTGACCAAAGATACTGTTAAAGCTGTTGCTCAAGCTTTGAAAAATTCGGCTTTGGTCAGAGTCTCTGAAGATG GGACCAAAGTTGGCAGGGCAACTGAACTTCTGAAGCCAGAAGAGGTAATTGAGCAGGTAGAGATAAGAACAATTGCTGCATTGCCATTTGAATATGATGTGAAGCTTGAAGATGTGGAGACATTCTTTGCTCAATATGCCAAG GTTAATAGTGTTCGGTTGCCTCGCCATGTTGGAGACAAAAAGTTCTTTTGTGGCACTGCCCTTGTTGAGTTCTCATCAGATGAAGAAACggaaaaagttttgaagcaAAGTCTGGTCTATGCAGGGGCTGAGCTACAATTAAAGCTAAA GAAGGACTTTGATGcacaaagagaaaaggaattaGAAGAGCAAGAAAAATTCCGGCCACCTTTGGGTTCAGGTCACCAGAATAACACAAATACAGAAGCAAA CTACCCTAAAGGCTTACTTATAGCCTTCAAACTAAAGAGCATTTCTGATCAAGTTCCTTTGGATCAAAATAACATTGATCAGCAAGCCAATGACAGTAATGTTGTGAAGGATAATGCTGACAATGATAAAGAAAACAATGGAGTGAGTGAAGGAAAAGACACAGAAGGTGAAGAAAAGAGCAAAGAAACTGATGGAAAAAATTATGCTGCTGCTTACAAGGACAACAATGATGTTGTCTCACGTGAGGATTTAAAGGGTGTCTTTGAGAAGTTTGGTACTGTGAAG TacattgatttcaagattggaGAAGAGTCAGGATACATTCAATTTGAAGAACCTGAAGCTGCTCAGAAAGCTCGTGCTGCTGCAGTTCTTTCTGAAAAGGAGGGCTTAGTTGTGAAAAATTATATTGCTACTCTAGATCCAGTAACTG GTGAGGCTGAGAGAGAATACTGGACCCTGCTTCGTGGTAATCAGGGAAAGATCCGAGGATGCACAAATAACCGAGGAAG GGGTGGAAAACATGGTAGAGGGGGCAAATACTCCAGGTCCAGAGAGAATGAATCTGCAGTAGATCGCCCAAACAAAGTTAGAAAGTCATAG